The region GTGAATGTTTAGATAGAGAAGATGTATATAACTTCTTAGCAAAAGTAGATAAAGAGACATTAGTTGTAGTTGATTGTGCTTATATGGAATATGCTTCATATAAAGATGCAAAAAAAGCAATAGAGCCTGCTGATTTAATAGAAAAATTCCCAAATGCAGTCTATTTAGGAACATTTTCTAAAGCATATGCTTTAGGTGGGATGAGAACAGGTTATGGTATTGGTCAAGTTAATTTGATTAAAACTTTATATAAAATTAGACCACCATTTAATATTACAACTTTATCTTTAGCTGCAGCTATTGAAGCTTTAAAAGATGAAGAGTTTGTAAATGAGTGTATTAAGTTAAATTTTGATGAAATGAAAAGATATGAAGAGTATGCTAAAAGAAAAGAGTTTTCTTATATTGATAGTTATACAAACTTTATTACAATGAAATTTGATAATAAATATATCTCTTCAGATGTTGCACAAAAACTTTTAGAAAGAGGTGTAATTGTCAGAGATTTAACAAGTTATGGAGTAAATGCAATAAGAATAACTATTGGAACACAAAAACAAAATACAAGAGTATTTAATATCTTAGATGAAGTTTTAGCTTTATTAGATAAACAAGAGAATTTATAATTTATTATGGAAATAAAAGATAAAAATTTAGAAGAATTAGAAACAATTTGTTCAGATATTAGAAATAGAATTATTGATGTAGTATCAAGAAAAGGTGGACATTTTTCTTCAACACTAGGTGCTGTTGAATTAACAGTTGCTATGCATAAAGTGTTTGATGTAAAAAAAGACCCTTTTATTTATGATGTATCACATCAATGTTATCCTCACAAACTGATAAATGGAAGATGGGATGAATTTGAAACTATTAGACAATTTGGTGGTTTAAGTGGTTTTACAAAACCTAAAGAGTCCGATGCAGATTATTTTGTAGCAGGGCATAGTTCAACATCTATCTCTTTGGCAGTGGGTGCAGCTAAAGCTATAAAGCTTAAGGGTGAAGATAGAATCCCAGTTGTTATGATTGGGGATGGTTCTATGACAGCAGGAATGGTTTATGAGGCATTAAATGAGTTAGGAGATAGAAAATATCCTGTTGTGATAATCCTTAATGACAATGAGATGTCAATAGCTAAACCTATTGGTTCTATATCTAAATATTTATCAAAAATATTAGCAGGTAAATTCTATCAAGGCTTTAGAGATAGAGTTGATAGAAATATTGTGCAAAAATTGCCAAGTGGCGCAACTTATATAGCTAAAAAAATTGAAGAGAGTATGAAGCTAATAACTCCTGGAATAATTTTTGAAGAGATGGGTGTGGATTATATTGGACCAATTGATGGACATGATCTTGAAGAGGTTATTGAAACTTTAGAGATAGCAAAAGGTATAAATAAACCTGTAATTGTCCATGCAAGAACAGTAAAGGGTAAAGGTTATAAACATGCAGAAGGTCAACAAGAACATTGGCATGGTGTAGGCCCTTTTAATGTAGAAGATGGAACTTTTGCTAAAAAAGCATCCGCAAAATCAGCTACAGCAGTATTTGCTGATGCTTTATTAGATTTAGCAAGAAAACATGAAAATGTAGTTGGTGTAACAGCAGCAATGCCAAGTGGTACAGGTATTGATAAACTTATGAAAGAGTTTCCTACTAGATTTTGGGATGTAGCAATTGCTGAACAACATGCAGTTACTTCAATGGCAGCTATGGCTAAAGAGGGTTTTAAACCTTTTATTACAATTTATTCAACATTTTTACAAAGAGGTTTTGATCAAATAGTTCATGATGTTTGTCTTTTAGGATTACCTGTCGTTTTTGCTATTGATAGAGCAGGAATTGTAGGAAATGATGGAGAGACCCATCAAGGTGCCTTTGATATCTCATATTTAAGGTTTTTACCAAATATGATACTTTGTGCTCCAAGAGATGATAAAACTTTAGAATACTCTTTAGAATTTGCATATGAAGCAAATAAACCCTGTGCAATAAGATACCCAAGAGGAGCTTTTGCTAACTTGCCATTTGAAGCTAGTAAATTTGAGCTAGGGAAGGCAGAACTTCTAAAAGAGGGAGAATCAAATAAACTATTTATTGGTTATGGTGCAGGTGTAAACAGAGCCTGTGAAACTGAAAAACTTCATAATGATGACATCGCTATATTAGATTTAAGATTTGTAAAACCTTTAGATGAAGATACTTTAAAATCTTTAGCCTGTAAATATAATGATTGGTATATTTTTAGTGATTCTCAAAAACAAGGTGGAGTAGCAAGTGCTATTTTAGAGTTTTTAAATAAAGAAAAAATCTGTGTGGATGTTACATCTTTTGAATATGAAGATAAGTTTATTGAACATGGTGATACAAAAAAAGTTGAAGAGAGTTTAGGATTAAATCCTAATCAATTAGTTCAAAAGATAAAATAGTAGTTAAAAACTACTATTCATATCCTAAGATTTCATTAATTCTTTTTTGTTGTCTTTCTTTTGGTGTTAGTTGTTTTTGAGTATTGATTTTAGTAGCAGATTTTTTTTCTTTTACTGATTCAGTAGAATCTTTTTCATCATTAATAAAAACCTCTTTTTTATATTTCGAAGTGTTTAATATTTTATCTTTCGTATTTTGATAGAGTGTATTTTGATTATTATTTGAAGGGTCTACAATTTCAGGTGTGATAAAAAATACAAGTTCACTTTTACCCTCTTTGAAAGCTTTACTAGTAAATATAAAACCAAGTATAGGAATATCACCTAAAAATGGTATTTTATCAACATCATATGAGTTTTCATTACTTACAAGACCACCTAAAACTATAGTAGCTCCATTTTTTGCTAATACATTGGTTACAATTTCTTTTTCTGTAAAACTTGGTATATCATCAACCATATTTGTCCAGTCAATTTCTGTCGAACTTGTTTTTAATTCTAAATCAACATAATTATTTTTCATTACATTCTTAGCTTTTATATCAAGTTGAAGTCCATATTTAACCTCTTCTAAATCAGTTGAAGGAATACCCTCTGCTGTTGTTGTTTGTGTTTTAATTCTTATAGTTCCCCCAGCATGGAAAGTTGCTTCTTTATTTTCCAAAGTTATTAACGTTGTTTCATCCAAAATGTTTGCAACACCTTCTGATTCTAAATATTGTAGTATCATTGAAGTATTAAAATTCTGACTTAAAAAGTTTGCAGCACTAGTAAGCCCCCCAGTTAGAGTCAATGCATTAGACATAATTTTATCAAGGGCACCAGTTATATCACCATTAAGTTGTGAAATATGACCAAATTCACTAGATGGATAATAAGTATATTCCCCTTCTTTTTCTTCGGTTGTTGCATAGTTTCTAACAGAAACAGCCCAATTATTTTTTAAATCTATACCATCATCATTATTTATTTCAACTGCATAAAGTTTAACACGAATCATTTTTGAGGGAGTTGATGTTTCAATCATATCAACAAGCTTTTCTTCAGTTTTAATACCAGCTTTTTTAAAGGTATCAATTACTAAATCTTTTTCTCTATAATCTTTTACATAACCTTTTAAAATAATTGTATCATTTGCTTGTTCAACAATTAAGTTTGGATAAGTAGCTTTTACAATGGAAATAATTGTATCTAGATTTTGCATAATACTAAAGTTTATATGGATTGAATCTCCATTTTCTAGGGTTACTATTGCCCCCTCATTACCAATGTTTTTACCCAATATTTTTAGTTTTGTTAAGGGAGCTTCAAGACTATCTATAAAATCAGCACTTATATTTTCGCTATTCGTTAATTGGATATTTTTAATTCTAGAATCAAATATCAAAGTTCTATAATTATTAAGTGGTAAATATATTGTACTATCATGAAAATCTTTTTGATATATCACTTTATCATTAATATCATATGCAAAACTAAAAGATGTTGTGCATAAAAATAAAAATAAAACCTTAAAAAAATACTTCATTATGAAACTCCTATTCTGTGTATGTTATAGTTAGTGTACATGTAACTGTTCCTGAGCCACTTTCGTTGAAAACTGCTCGCCTACTAACAATTTGTTGATCATAAAAAGATACTCCACTAGCTAATTGAGTGGAGAAAATAACTTGATAATTTGGTGGAACAATTGAGTTATCAGTATTACAAACAACATCACCTGCAGCCACTACATCTATACCATTTACTGACATATTATTAACTCTTGTTACAAAATCATTTATAGTAATAGCACCTGTACCATTAGTAGAGATTAATCTAGCTCCATAATCACTTATAGCATCCATATTATCTTTCACCCTAGCGATTTTTGAATAATTAATAACAAAAAAGAAAAAAGTAACAAAACCTATAAACATTACCATCCATAGTAATATATTTTCAATATAAGCTTTTTTCAAATCTTTTTTTTTCATTTTTTCAATTCTTTATATTCAGAAAAAGATATCTCTTTTACATCTTTTTTATTTACATAACTACCATCACATAAAATATACCAATTTGGTTGTATTTTAGATCTGCTAACATATGACATTATATAATTTTTATGTATCTTACTGTTGATTTTTGCTCTATATGATGGTTTATTTCTTAAATAAATATTATTTGATAAACCAATTAATAAATTATCAGTTTTTGAACATTCATTTTTGTACCCTTCAGTAATAGTAGCTTCTTTAACTGTTTTTTTATCTTTATTATCTGCATAAGATATAGTAGCAGTTTTTGTAGAAATTTTATCTTTTGGACTATACCATTTAATTGGATAAGTAGGTTTTCTATAAACTACTGGTTTAACAAGTTTTTTCTTTTTAACTACTTTTTTAGGTTTTTCTTTTTCTTTTTCATTTTCTTCTTCAAGCTTTGATTTAACCATCCAAAGTTGTTTACCTTTATTATAATCATCAATTAGTTTTAATAATACTTTTTCTTTTATGTCAAGAACAATTTCATTAGCTTTTACATTAACTATTTCTTCAACTTGTTGTTTTTTTACAAGTTTTTTAATTTTTTTCTTAAAAATTGCTTTTTCTGATTCTAATCCTTCACTTAAAAAACCTAAAACTTTAATATTTTTTGCTATATACTGTACAGCATATTTATTTGTATCTTGCCCTTTGGGATAAACTGATATTATTTTTATAATATCATTAGGTTCTAAAGAAAAGTTTGGATTTTCAAAAAGTGTCATTGACATATTGTAACTATTGTATTTAAAATCTAAAGATTTTTCTTTAATAATTTCAATTTTATTTGAAAGTTTTTCTTTTAAAAAAGCTTCGTTCTTATATATTGTTTCTTTAGCATATTTACCAAGGATTTCTTGTTTTAACAAGGGTTTTGTTAAAACAAATTGTCTTGCAATAACAGTTTGTTTAATATGATTCTCACCAATAAGAGTATCTTTATTAATTGTGTCTTTTGCAACAAAAACGTTTACTAATCTATTATTGTCTTTTGCAACTTTTTCTTTCTCTTTATAAAAATAGAAAGATATAGCGATTGCTGATAGTAATAAAGATACTAAAACTAAAATAACTGCTAACTGTTTGTCAAACTTCATACTTTTCCTTTACATTCCTAAACCTAATTCTAATTCACCAGCCATCATAGGGAAAATTATAAATGCTCCTAATGCTGGTAAAACAAATACAAATAAAACTAAAATCAGATACATATTAAGAGTATTAACTTTACCTTTAATTTTATAAAATTTTTCTTGCCTCATCTCATCTGATTGGGTAGAAAATATATTCTTAACTCCAATTCCTGCTTCTTCACTCAATATTAAAAAATCTACAATTTTTCCTAAATCATCAGAGTCAACTCTTCTTTTTAAATTTTCATAAGCTTTTTTTGTTGTGTAATTTGTCATCTCATATTCCAATATGGCTATCTCTTTTAATAACTCCTCATCTAAGATACCATGTGCTCTAGTTGATACTGTAAAAAAAGCGTTTTTTAAACCACCACCAGCCTCTAAAATTACATTAATTAAATCTAAGAAAACACCTAGATCATTGTTTATTTTTTCTGCTCTTTCATTTTTTGATATATAAATATATATCTTCCCTCCAAAAATTATTAATAGTATACCAATTATTATGCCAATAACACCAATTAAGGTATTAAATAGTATAGGAAAAGATATACCAATAATTAATCCAATTAAAGCAAAGACAAGTTTACCTTCATTGTATTCTTTTTTAGTTAGACCTGCTTGAATTAATTTAAAATAGAATTCTTTATCATCCTTTTCATCTGAACTTTTATTTTTTACATCTTTTTGCTGATCGATGATTGCTAAGGCATCAAGTTTTGATAATTGTACAATTTGTTTTTTTTGTCCTTGTGAATCGTAAATATACCATGCTGCAATAACTATAACTATAACTATAACAGGTAGAAAAAATATTAAATCCATTATTTAACCTTAGTTAGTAGATTGTTTACAAATAAACCAAATGCAACCCAAACTGCAATAAAAAACATTTGAATCTGACCTTCATTACTTCCAAAAAAATGTCTATCTAAAACACCATTTAATGAACTATCCATCATCTCATAAGTAAAAATTACCAGTCCTATAATCATGTAACTACCAACTTTTATCTCTTTTGTTGATGAAGTAATCTCTTGTTTTATTTCCCCTTGATCATGAAGTGTTTTTCTTAGTTTTTCTAATGTATTAGAAAACTTACCTCCTGATTGTCTACCAATTGAGATAGTTAGATAAAAAATTCTTAATTCTTTTGACTCAACTAATTTAAACATTTTTTCAAAAGCTTTATTTTCACCAATAATATCTTTTTCCATAAGATAGATATTAAAAGTATCTTTTGTAAATTTAGATTTTGAAGTCATAACAGCTTTAGTTAGTGATTGTTCAAATCCTACACCACTTTTCATCATACTAGTAACTTTATCAATAATTACTTTTAGTCCATAATTAAACTCTTCTTGTCTATTTGAAATAATTTTTTTCAAAACTAAAAGTGGGAAAAAAGCAAATACAATCCAACTAATTGCGAAGACAACAGGATTTGTAATAGCAAAATTTACAAATGTTGCGGCTAGAAAACCAAAGCCTATTGATATAAATATAAAAATTGGTTCGGAAAGAGGAGATAAAAATCCTGCATAAGAAAGTTTTTTACCTAACCAATTTCTATCTTTTTTAAATAAACTATTTCTTTTTTTTGCTTCAGCTAAAATCTCATTTTGATCATTTGATAATTTTTTAATAATTTTATTTTGTTTATTAAAATTTATTAAATAGTTATATATTAATACAATACTAGTTATTGTTAAAATTGGTATAACTGCTGATAAAATAAGAAATTGAATATCCATTCCTAATAATCCCTACTTATTTTTTGGAAATGTGGCCATTTATGGAATAGTTTTGGATCATTTCTTAAGAAAATATCTAAAAATTCATCTTCCCATCCACACATTTTGTTTGGTAAATCTTTTTCTAATTCTTCTATTAACATTGACCTTGGCATTTCAAACTCTTTATCAAAAATAGAAAGATCAATATCTACTCCAAACATATTCATTTGAGAAACAGTTCTAGTTGGAGTTGAAACAACTTCAAATGTTCCTTTTGTTTTAGTCATATCACTTGTATCTCTCTTAAATTCAAAGATATTGTTTAATGAAACAACTGTACCATCTTCAATTCTTTTTTCAACTTCTGAAACAGTGATAACTTTTCTTGTTCCATCAGGGAATCTAACTAATTGAATGATAATATCAATAGCTGAAACTATTTGTGCCCTAATAAAATTAATATTAGCACTAGGTCTCGCTTCTAAATACATGTTTTCAATTCTAACTAAAGCTTCTTTTGTATTATCAGCGTGGACTGTAGTCATTGAACCAGGATGCCCTGTATTCATAGCATTAAGCATAACTACAATCTCTCCACCTCTACACTCCCCAACTATGATTCTTCTTGGAGATGACCTAAGAGCAGATCTTAATAAAAAATCAAGAGTTATAGCACCTTTCCCCTCTTCATTTGCCATTCTTGCTTCATATTGTCTAATAGAATTACAAGGCATTTGGGGTTGCATCTCTTTAGTATCTTCAATTACCATAAGTTGTTCATTTGGATCTATAAACCTTGTCATGGCATTTAGAAATGTAGTTTTACCACTTGATGTACCCCCTGACACAATCATATTACATTTACCTTTAGCAATTTTTAGTAAAAAATAAGCCATTTTGTAATCCATTTGCCCAGAATCAATAAGTGATTCTAGTAATAATGGCAAGTAATTGAATTTTCTTATTGTTACGCAACTTCCATTATTTGCTGCAATGGGAGGAATTTGAACTTCTACCCTTGAACCATCTTGTAGTTTACTAGACATAATAGGGTGAGCTTCATCGATTTTTCTATTATTTTCAGCTAACATTTTATCTATAATTTTTCTTAATTCATCTTCACTTCTAAAAGTAAAAGGTGTTCTTACAGTTTTACCTTTATAGATAATATCTATATAATCTTTTGTATTTATAATAACATCATTTAATCCATCTTTTGCAATATCAAAAATAGTTGTTATTGGCCCATATCCAACTATATTGTTTATAATAAATTCTTTTATCTCTTCTAAAATATCTTTTGGTAATTTACTTGCTTGTTTAAAAGATAAAATAAATTCAGGTAAAACTTCTTCTAAAGAATCTCTAACTATTTTTTTATCAGATTTTAAATTTATCATAAAAGTATCATTTATCTCATATGCTATATTTAATAATTTCTCATTCAAATAAATTTTTGGAAAATCTAGAATTTGATTTTCTGCTTTTTTTCTTTTTACTTTTTCAATTTTCTCTTCAATATTATCTTCAAAAACAATTTCTGATTCATCTTTTTCTTCTTCTTCATTATACGCAAAAGATTGTTTTTTTATCTCTTTCTTTTGTTCTTCTTCAGTAATAAGATTTCTTAAATTTCTCAATTTTATTCCTTATTTAAAAATGAAAATATACTTTTTTTAGCTTTTTCTTTAGAAGTAGTTTCACTTATAAATTCTTTTGTTTTAAGGATATCTTCTAAAGTTTTTACAAATGGTGAATCTTGCGAAATTTGAGAAGCTAGTTCACAATAATTCCAACATTTACCTAAAGTTTGATAATCATTTGGAATCTTTAGATAACTTAACTTATCTTCCTTACTACTTGTATTCATTATAGAGTCAAAATCGGAAGATGAAATTTCATTTAATGAATTAACTCTATTTACTATAAAATTAACTTTATCCTTTAATCCAGCTCTTTTCATAAGTGAATAAAAAGTTTTAAGTTTAGATACATGAGGAAGAGTCATCTCTGTTAAAACCCAAATCTCATTTACTAAATCATAAATAGTACTTTTAAGTGATGTTGCATCAGATATACCTGCATCTATAATAATATAATTAAAATGCTCACTAGCTTTTAAAATATAATCCAGCATCTTCTCTATAAATATTTCTTTTTCAAGTATATCTCTATCAATATGTTTTTGGATACCATTTATTCCATAAAAATTTTCTCTTATTTTTACAAGTCCTACTTCCATATTTTTTTTTATATCAAAATCATTCATATTTACTAAATCAATAATTGAATAGTTTGGTATGGGATTCTGAGATAAAAATAGATTACTAATAGCTTTTGTTGTAGCTAAATCTATAAATAGTACATTTTTTGATGGATTATTTCTTGCAATAATATCTGCTGCATTCATTGAAATAGTTGTTGCTCCAGTTCCCCCGGAAATTCCACTTACTGCAATAATTTTGTTATCATATTTATTTTTATTAATTAGTTTATATTTAGTTTCTAATATTATATTTTTTATAAGTTCAGGAGAAAATTCATCTATTGAAACATAATTTTCAATATTTAGTTTTCCACAGGTTAGTGAAAGATTATGATTATTTGGGCCAATGACTATAATAAACTCATTGAATTTTCTTAAAAGTTCACTATCATCATTTATTAATTCACCATTTTGTATTGTATAGATAATAATATTTTTTGAGTTTTTCATATTTAGAATATCAGAAATTTTTGTAATATCATAAATAACATTTATCTCTGCATTTAATAAAATATCCAAATTTGTTTGTAGTTTATTTGCAAATTTTGTTGTGTTTTTATCTGTTACTATAAATATATTTAATGGAGTATTTTGAGATAGTAAATCTTTTTCAATCTCAAATATTTTTCTTAGTGCAATTCTTGATTTTTTTAATAACTCTTTTAATACTTGTCTATACCAAATTTTTCTATTAAATGTAAGTTTACCAAAGATTATATCTCCATCTTTTAATATTATAGAGTATTTATTATTTATAAAATTAATATCATCTTCTATTACTTCATATCCATTTACAGTAAAACCATAAATAAAATTGTTATATTTAAAATCATATTTTAAAAAAGTAAGTTTTTGAATGTTTGAGATTAGTACAAATAGTTGTAATATCTCAATTACATTCTCTTTTCTAATATCTAAAGCACCTTGAATATTTGAATATTCTTGATATGTTTTATAATCCATTTAATCCCTTTTTATCTTACTACTGTAATTCAACTATAAAATTATCTATATATAATACTTCATTTGTACTTGAAACATAGATTGATAATGATACACCAAGTATTCCATCAGAATCAGTTCTTCCTTCAAGTGAATATGATTTTGATCCATAATTAATAGATCCATAGTAATTACCAAATGATTCTCTATCAACAAGTAAGTCATTGTTTAAATAAACAGTAAAATAGTCTTGACTACTACCCCAATCTTCCCATCCACCAACAAAGTTTAAATCAAAACTAACTGTAACATCTTTATTCGCAAAACTTGGTCCAAAATTAAAAAATCTTCCTGTTGTTTGCCAACGTTTTGTTCTTTTTGCTTGGATTTTTAATTTACCTTCATTTGAATCGTATGAATCTCTTATCCATGAACCATATGTAGTATCAAAGCCTTCTTCATCCCTATCAAATGTTAAATTAAAAATTCG is a window of Halarcobacter sp. DNA encoding:
- the hisC gene encoding histidinol-phosphate transaminase, producing MKFNKVLDNCKIYEAGKPIELVVREYGVDTKDIIKLASNENPYGTSPKVIEKIKELSKNMFMYPDDSMYELKEALATKYSVESQNIIVGAGSDQILDFLIKAKCDENSKILMAKTTFAMYEIYGRQTGCTILKTEDAMHNLEQFEQMYNEHKPDMVFLCLPNNPLGECLDREDVYNFLAKVDKETLVVVDCAYMEYASYKDAKKAIEPADLIEKFPNAVYLGTFSKAYALGGMRTGYGIGQVNLIKTLYKIRPPFNITTLSLAAAIEALKDEEFVNECIKLNFDEMKRYEEYAKRKEFSYIDSYTNFITMKFDNKYISSDVAQKLLERGVIVRDLTSYGVNAIRITIGTQKQNTRVFNILDEVLALLDKQENL
- the dxs gene encoding 1-deoxy-D-xylulose-5-phosphate synthase, whose product is MEIKDKNLEELETICSDIRNRIIDVVSRKGGHFSSTLGAVELTVAMHKVFDVKKDPFIYDVSHQCYPHKLINGRWDEFETIRQFGGLSGFTKPKESDADYFVAGHSSTSISLAVGAAKAIKLKGEDRIPVVMIGDGSMTAGMVYEALNELGDRKYPVVIILNDNEMSIAKPIGSISKYLSKILAGKFYQGFRDRVDRNIVQKLPSGATYIAKKIEESMKLITPGIIFEEMGVDYIGPIDGHDLEEVIETLEIAKGINKPVIVHARTVKGKGYKHAEGQQEHWHGVGPFNVEDGTFAKKASAKSATAVFADALLDLARKHENVVGVTAAMPSGTGIDKLMKEFPTRFWDVAIAEQHAVTSMAAMAKEGFKPFITIYSTFLQRGFDQIVHDVCLLGLPVVFAIDRAGIVGNDGETHQGAFDISYLRFLPNMILCAPRDDKTLEYSLEFAYEANKPCAIRYPRGAFANLPFEASKFELGKAELLKEGESNKLFIGYGAGVNRACETEKLHNDDIAILDLRFVKPLDEDTLKSLACKYNDWYIFSDSQKQGGVASAILEFLNKEKICVDVTSFEYEDKFIEHGDTKKVEESLGLNPNQLVQKIK
- a CDS encoding type II and III secretion system protein, encoding MKYFFKVLFLFLCTTSFSFAYDINDKVIYQKDFHDSTIYLPLNNYRTLIFDSRIKNIQLTNSENISADFIDSLEAPLTKLKILGKNIGNEGAIVTLENGDSIHINFSIMQNLDTIISIVKATYPNLIVEQANDTIILKGYVKDYREKDLVIDTFKKAGIKTEEKLVDMIETSTPSKMIRVKLYAVEINNDDGIDLKNNWAVSVRNYATTEEKEGEYTYYPSSEFGHISQLNGDITGALDKIMSNALTLTGGLTSAANFLSQNFNTSMILQYLESEGVANILDETTLITLENKEATFHAGGTIRIKTQTTTAEGIPSTDLEEVKYGLQLDIKAKNVMKNNYVDLELKTSSTEIDWTNMVDDIPSFTEKEIVTNVLAKNGATIVLGGLVSNENSYDVDKIPFLGDIPILGFIFTSKAFKEGKSELVFFITPEIVDPSNNNQNTLYQNTKDKILNTSKYKKEVFINDEKDSTESVKEKKSATKINTQKQLTPKERQQKRINEILGYE
- a CDS encoding type II secretion system F family protein gives rise to the protein MDLIFFLPVIVIVIVIAAWYIYDSQGQKKQIVQLSKLDALAIIDQQKDVKNKSSDEKDDKEFYFKLIQAGLTKKEYNEGKLVFALIGLIIGISFPILFNTLIGVIGIIIGILLIIFGGKIYIYISKNERAEKINNDLGVFLDLINVILEAGGGLKNAFFTVSTRAHGILDEELLKEIAILEYEMTNYTTKKAYENLKRRVDSDDLGKIVDFLILSEEAGIGVKNIFSTQSDEMRQEKFYKIKGKVNTLNMYLILVLFVFVLPALGAFIIFPMMAGELELGLGM
- a CDS encoding type II secretion system F family protein produces the protein MDIQFLILSAVIPILTITSIVLIYNYLINFNKQNKIIKKLSNDQNEILAEAKKRNSLFKKDRNWLGKKLSYAGFLSPLSEPIFIFISIGFGFLAATFVNFAITNPVVFAISWIVFAFFPLLVLKKIISNRQEEFNYGLKVIIDKVTSMMKSGVGFEQSLTKAVMTSKSKFTKDTFNIYLMEKDIIGENKAFEKMFKLVESKELRIFYLTISIGRQSGGKFSNTLEKLRKTLHDQGEIKQEITSSTKEIKVGSYMIIGLVIFTYEMMDSSLNGVLDRHFFGSNEGQIQMFFIAVWVAFGLFVNNLLTKVK
- a CDS encoding ATPase, T2SS/T4P/T4SS family, with protein sequence MRNLRNLITEEEQKKEIKKQSFAYNEEEEKDESEIVFEDNIEEKIEKVKRKKAENQILDFPKIYLNEKLLNIAYEINDTFMINLKSDKKIVRDSLEEVLPEFILSFKQASKLPKDILEEIKEFIINNIVGYGPITTIFDIAKDGLNDVIINTKDYIDIIYKGKTVRTPFTFRSEDELRKIIDKMLAENNRKIDEAHPIMSSKLQDGSRVEVQIPPIAANNGSCVTIRKFNYLPLLLESLIDSGQMDYKMAYFLLKIAKGKCNMIVSGGTSSGKTTFLNAMTRFIDPNEQLMVIEDTKEMQPQMPCNSIRQYEARMANEEGKGAITLDFLLRSALRSSPRRIIVGECRGGEIVVMLNAMNTGHPGSMTTVHADNTKEALVRIENMYLEARPSANINFIRAQIVSAIDIIIQLVRFPDGTRKVITVSEVEKRIEDGTVVSLNNIFEFKRDTSDMTKTKGTFEVVSTPTRTVSQMNMFGVDIDLSIFDKEFEMPRSMLIEELEKDLPNKMCGWEDEFLDIFLRNDPKLFHKWPHFQKISRDY